Proteins found in one Thalassomonas actiniarum genomic segment:
- a CDS encoding response regulator, which produces MRNINFLVVDDCPTVRKIMHKALRHKLGAEKIFDACDGKDAINVLATEKIDIIISDWEMPKMNGEELLLKIRKTPKFQDMPFIMMTTHGERSFVLRAIQNGANHYLTKPFSSEKLEEAIRKSWHGSDRRECARHACLPMHKLILNSDQGALAAEALNISQTGILIRLPYNDNIRLFGEFTLKIEFEDVELLDVEFKSLIGRVVRINEADSYDNHELACEVGLNFNFEKTNKAGSEQLNNLLKYLSTFGQEVIASAS; this is translated from the coding sequence GTGAGAAATATCAACTTTCTGGTGGTCGATGACTGCCCGACAGTGCGAAAAATAATGCATAAAGCACTTCGGCATAAATTAGGTGCCGAGAAGATATTTGACGCTTGCGATGGTAAAGATGCCATCAATGTCCTGGCAACGGAAAAAATCGACATCATCATTTCCGACTGGGAAATGCCAAAAATGAACGGCGAAGAATTATTGCTAAAAATAAGAAAAACGCCAAAGTTTCAGGATATGCCCTTTATCATGATGACTACCCACGGCGAAAGGAGCTTTGTCTTAAGGGCCATACAAAACGGCGCCAATCACTACCTGACCAAACCCTTTTCTTCGGAAAAACTGGAAGAAGCCATCAGAAAATCCTGGCACGGCAGCGACCGGCGAGAATGTGCCCGCCATGCCTGCCTGCCCATGCACAAGCTGATCTTAAATTCAGATCAAGGCGCTTTAGCCGCAGAAGCCCTGAATATCAGCCAAACCGGCATATTAATACGGCTTCCCTACAACGACAACATCCGCTTATTTGGCGAATTCACCCTGAAGATCGAATTTGAAGACGTGGAATTGCTTGATGTCGAGTTCAAGTCCTTAATAGGCCGTGTCGTCAGAATAAATGAGGCAGATTCTTATGATAATCATGAGCTTGCCTGTGAAGTCGGCCTGAATTTTAATTTCGAAAAAACAAACAAAGCCGGGAGCGAGCAACTTAATAATTTATTAAAATATCTGTCCACTTTTGGCCAGGAAGTCATCGCCAGCGCCAGCTAA
- a CDS encoding GGDEF domain-containing protein yields the protein MNKKSDQKALNEQDFLLNYNNSQQDAKRSAIILTLVVLFIFMIWDLLFLGWQHPATANILWSRAILTFPPLAWLYYCCYSDELIKRFDFWCFITAFFIGISILYNIYQYSQIGHNLRVDGLLLYTFVLYIIPGFFQKHKSWCGILISLGYLLLAYGLEWPHEKLVYGAVYLGIFNLAGSWHSWNNDRKTKNDYFSHSLLKKLALTDQLTGLYNRHGFDEKLNQLMAKADDNGGLLALVILDIDYFKRYNDSLGHLVGDQCLMAVSADLLSQRRNENDLVVRFGGEEFLMVFYQEDGELESLNRHIREICPAIAALDIPHPSSDIADIVTASAGASIYRAKSATQRTQLMLAADSALYRAKQAGRNQTRISEDH from the coding sequence ATGAATAAGAAATCTGATCAAAAAGCCCTGAATGAGCAGGACTTTTTACTTAATTACAATAACAGCCAGCAGGATGCCAAACGCTCTGCCATCATACTGACCCTGGTGGTGCTGTTTATTTTTATGATTTGGGATCTGTTGTTTCTTGGCTGGCAACATCCGGCTACCGCCAATATCTTATGGTCCAGGGCAATATTAACTTTTCCTCCGTTAGCCTGGCTCTATTATTGCTGTTATTCTGATGAGCTTATTAAAAGGTTCGATTTCTGGTGTTTTATCACCGCTTTTTTTATCGGTATAAGCATTCTCTATAATATCTACCAGTACAGTCAAATAGGCCATAACCTGCGGGTTGACGGCTTATTGCTGTATACCTTTGTTCTCTACATCATCCCCGGCTTCTTCCAAAAACATAAATCCTGGTGCGGCATACTGATCTCCCTTGGTTACCTGCTGCTAGCTTATGGCCTGGAGTGGCCGCATGAAAAGCTGGTCTATGGCGCCGTCTACCTGGGGATTTTTAATCTCGCCGGCAGTTGGCACAGCTGGAACAATGACCGTAAAACCAAAAATGACTACTTTAGCCATTCCCTGCTGAAAAAATTAGCACTGACAGATCAGCTCACCGGGCTCTATAACCGCCACGGTTTCGATGAAAAACTCAACCAGTTAATGGCAAAAGCCGATGACAATGGCGGCTTGTTAGCCTTGGTCATACTCGATATAGACTATTTCAAGCGTTATAACGACAGCCTGGGGCATTTGGTAGGTGATCAATGCCTGATGGCGGTATCCGCTGACTTACTGTCCCAAAGAAGAAATGAAAATGACCTGGTGGTACGCTTTGGCGGGGAAGAATTCCTGATGGTCTTTTACCAGGAAGACGGGGAGCTGGAGAGCTTAAACCGGCATATCAGGGAAATTTGTCCGGCAATAGCCGCACTGGATATCCCCCACCCGTCGTCGGATATCGCCGATATTGTGACCGCCAGTGCCGGCGCCAGTATTTATCGGGCGAAATCGGCCACCCAAAGAACCCAACTGATGCTGGCTGCCGACAGCGCCCTTTACCGGGCAAAGCAAGCAGGACGCAACCAGACGCGAATATCAGAAGATCATTAA
- a CDS encoding methyl-accepting chemotaxis protein, translating to MFLQLSIAQKIHAVLVGIALVLLSATIFFFYHDEKDLAEGFVTQNLESTALNYFDSVNIMMLTGTIANRKIIQDKILTQEGIVEARIIRAPKVVEMFGEGFGDQSATTEFERQGLAGIKAFNSIERDGKPMKEFIMPMRASENYRGTDCLACHQAKEGDILGAVKLTYDLSKVEEDITESIIHAALIQLVLTIIGFVLLSFALTRLVLFRLKRLCKTIKSVEKNLDLNQDIKVHRQDELGAVSQALNSMMAKFKESFLAISEANQQLIGSATQVDEISTLTREAVLSQKNGTDSVAAAINELDASANEVQQNTQSAADKSVSANERASQGLQLVTAASAGINQLRDQVLDNTRMITELNEKTKEVGTVLDVITGIAEQTNLLALNAAIEAARAGEQGRGFAVVADEVRSLALRTRESTEQIKATLDSLQRESGNAVTSMNEVSELAHEKAEDVINVADLLNEITGQIKELDDLNCQIASAAQQQNVAADEINVNVVHISDVAEQSSEDAIRGKQVSEHLLELAYALNKQLSKFKL from the coding sequence ATGTTTCTGCAGTTATCGATAGCTCAAAAAATTCATGCGGTATTGGTTGGTATTGCCCTGGTACTTTTAAGTGCGACCATTTTTTTCTTTTACCACGATGAAAAGGATTTAGCGGAAGGTTTTGTGACCCAAAACCTGGAAAGTACGGCACTGAATTATTTTGATTCCGTTAATATCATGATGTTAACCGGGACCATTGCTAACCGGAAAATCATCCAGGATAAGATACTTACCCAGGAAGGCATAGTGGAAGCACGTATTATCCGGGCTCCTAAAGTGGTGGAGATGTTCGGTGAAGGATTTGGCGATCAAAGCGCCACCACGGAATTTGAACGCCAGGGCCTGGCGGGAATAAAGGCCTTTAATTCGATTGAGCGCGACGGCAAGCCGATGAAAGAATTTATTATGCCGATGCGCGCCAGTGAAAACTATCGCGGCACCGACTGTTTAGCCTGCCACCAGGCCAAGGAAGGTGACATTTTAGGCGCGGTAAAACTCACTTATGATTTGTCCAAGGTTGAAGAAGACATTACCGAATCAATCATCCATGCGGCTTTGATACAGCTGGTCTTGACCATTATAGGCTTTGTCCTGCTCAGCTTTGCCCTGACCCGGCTGGTGTTGTTCCGCTTGAAACGCTTATGTAAGACCATTAAAAGCGTTGAGAAAAACCTTGATTTAAACCAGGATATCAAAGTGCATCGCCAGGACGAACTCGGCGCAGTCAGCCAGGCGCTGAACAGTATGATGGCTAAATTCAAGGAAAGTTTTTTGGCAATCTCCGAAGCGAACCAGCAGCTTATCGGCTCGGCCACCCAGGTGGATGAGATTTCCACCTTGACCCGGGAGGCGGTCCTGAGCCAGAAAAACGGTACCGATTCGGTGGCCGCAGCGATCAATGAGCTGGATGCTTCCGCCAATGAAGTGCAGCAAAATACCCAAAGTGCCGCCGATAAGTCGGTATCCGCCAATGAAAGGGCATCGCAAGGCTTACAACTGGTCACCGCCGCCAGTGCCGGCATCAACCAGTTACGGGATCAAGTGCTGGATAATACCCGGATGATCACCGAGTTAAACGAGAAAACCAAAGAGGTAGGCACGGTACTGGATGTGATCACCGGTATCGCCGAACAAACCAATTTGCTGGCCCTGAATGCGGCAATAGAGGCGGCCAGGGCAGGAGAGCAGGGGCGTGGTTTTGCCGTGGTTGCCGATGAAGTACGTTCGCTGGCGCTGCGTACCCGGGAGTCAACCGAACAAATCAAGGCTACCCTGGACAGCTTGCAGCGGGAGTCGGGTAATGCGGTGACTTCTATGAATGAAGTGAGCGAACTGGCCCATGAAAAAGCGGAAGATGTGATTAATGTTGCCGATTTACTCAATGAGATCACCGGGCAAATCAAAGAGCTGGATGATTTAAATTGTCAGATTGCCAGCGCCGCCCAGCAGCAAAATGTTGCCGCCGATGAGATCAATGTTAATGTGGTGCATATCAGTGATGTCGCAGAGCAGTCCAGCGAGGATGCCATCAGGGGTAAGCAGGTCAGTGAACATCTGCTGGAATTGGCCTACGCCTTAAATAAACAATTATCTAAATTTAAGCTGTAA
- a CDS encoding anhydro-N-acetylmuramic acid kinase → MSQAKFYIGLMSGTSADGIDLALVDFNHESPRLAAKYYQAYRQDIREQIMALYVPGSNEIDRAFALDVSLGQMFADTISAFLTREKLNPKDIIAIGNHGQTIRHRPGLKDPFTLQIGCSQILATLTGIRVIGQFRRKDMALGGQGAPLVPAFHQALFPDSTQDIFVVNIGGIANITYLPGNKDKTLLGFDTGPGNALLDSWYQQHHQGRYDDDGRWGASGQVNEKLLTALLDDDHFQKTAPKSTGREHFHQNWLAQKLTSFALSASDVQASLTALTADSIANDIKALSQSGTVYLCGGGCQNSYLTRLLSARLTGFSLAQSDTLNIDSDALEAMAFAWLAFAFDKKIPGNVPAVTGACRACVLGQVFEP, encoded by the coding sequence ATGAGCCAAGCTAAGTTCTATATCGGCCTGATGTCGGGTACCAGTGCCGACGGTATAGACTTGGCGTTAGTAGACTTTAACCATGAGTCTCCCCGGCTGGCAGCTAAATATTATCAGGCTTACCGGCAAGATATCCGCGAACAGATCATGGCTTTATATGTCCCGGGCAGCAATGAAATTGACCGGGCTTTTGCTTTAGATGTCTCTTTAGGGCAAATGTTCGCCGATACCATTTCCGCTTTCTTAACCCGGGAAAAACTCAACCCGAAAGACATTATTGCCATCGGCAATCATGGCCAGACCATACGCCACCGTCCGGGGCTCAAGGATCCTTTTACCCTGCAGATAGGCTGTAGCCAAATCCTGGCAACATTAACCGGTATCCGGGTGATTGGCCAGTTCCGGCGTAAAGACATGGCGCTTGGCGGTCAGGGGGCCCCGTTAGTCCCCGCTTTTCACCAGGCACTGTTTCCAGATAGCACACAAGATATTTTTGTCGTCAATATCGGCGGCATCGCCAACATCACCTATTTACCCGGCAACAAGGATAAAACCCTGCTCGGATTTGATACCGGCCCGGGCAATGCCCTGCTAGACAGCTGGTACCAGCAACATCATCAGGGGCGTTATGACGATGATGGCCGGTGGGGGGCTTCCGGTCAGGTCAATGAAAAGTTACTGACGGCATTGCTTGACGATGACCACTTTCAAAAAACGGCCCCGAAAAGCACCGGCCGGGAACACTTCCATCAAAACTGGCTCGCTCAGAAGTTAACTTCATTTGCGCTCAGCGCCAGCGATGTCCAGGCAAGCCTGACGGCACTCACCGCCGACTCCATTGCCAATGACATAAAGGCATTAAGCCAGAGTGGCACCGTATATCTCTGTGGCGGCGGCTGCCAAAACAGCTACTTGACCAGACTGCTCTCCGCCCGGTTAACAGGTTTTAGCCTTGCACAAAGCGACACCCTCAATATCGACAGCGATGCCCTTGAAGCCATGGCCTTTGCCTGGCTGGCTTTTGCTTTTGATAAAAAAATCCCCGGCAACGTCCCGGCAGTAACCGGTGCCTGCCGGGCATGCGTACTGGGCCAGGTCTTTGAACCTTAA